One window of Solwaraspora sp. WMMA2056 genomic DNA carries:
- a CDS encoding potassium channel family protein: MIHFPAVRQGPLKALSLRLFAAVALVFAVVAVVYADRDGYRDANGDGISLLDCFYYAVVSLSTTGYGDIAPISDGARLVNVLIITPARVVFLIILVGTTLEVLTEQYRTNLRLTRWRRKVKDHVIICGYGTKGRSAVSALLENGFDKQHIVVVESSGIALRQATAAGLVAVEGSATRSSVLNEAHVKHAKAVIIATDSDDASVLVTLTARQLTAGKVRIIAAAREAENAALLRQSGAHHVIVSSATAGRLLGLSTSAPPLIDVVEDLLTPGQGMALAMRSANRDEVGLPPRQLNNLVIALIRRGRVVSLAEPDSVEVETGDLLVYVRDDRTSASTPSTS, from the coding sequence GTGATTCACTTTCCCGCCGTCCGCCAGGGCCCGTTGAAGGCGTTGAGCCTGCGCCTGTTCGCCGCGGTCGCCCTCGTCTTCGCGGTCGTGGCGGTGGTCTACGCCGACCGCGACGGCTACCGGGACGCCAACGGCGACGGGATCTCGCTGCTCGACTGCTTCTACTATGCGGTCGTCAGCCTCTCCACGACCGGGTACGGCGACATCGCGCCGATCAGCGACGGTGCCCGGCTGGTCAACGTCCTGATCATCACGCCGGCCCGGGTGGTGTTCCTGATCATCCTGGTCGGTACCACCCTCGAGGTGCTCACCGAGCAGTACCGGACGAACCTTCGACTGACCCGGTGGAGAAGGAAAGTGAAGGACCACGTCATCATCTGCGGCTACGGCACCAAGGGCCGCAGCGCCGTGTCGGCCCTGCTGGAGAACGGCTTCGACAAGCAGCACATCGTCGTCGTCGAGAGCAGCGGCATCGCGCTGCGCCAGGCCACCGCCGCCGGCCTGGTCGCCGTCGAGGGATCGGCGACCCGCTCGTCGGTCCTCAACGAGGCACACGTCAAGCACGCCAAGGCGGTGATCATCGCCACCGACAGCGACGACGCCTCCGTCCTGGTCACCCTGACGGCCCGCCAACTGACCGCCGGCAAGGTACGGATCATCGCCGCCGCCCGCGAGGCCGAGAACGCCGCCCTGCTGCGCCAGAGCGGGGCGCACCACGTGATCGTGTCGTCCGCCACCGCCGGCCGGCTGCTGGGCCTGTCCACCTCGGCGCCGCCGCTGATCGACGTCGTCGAGGATCTGCTCACCCCTGGTCAGGGCATGGCACTGGCGATGCGTTCGGCCAACCGTGACGAGGTCGGACTGCCGCCCCGACAGCTGAACAACCTGGTGATCGCGCTGATCCGGCGCGGCCGGGTGGTGTCCCTGGCCGAGCCGGACAGCGTCGAGGTGGAGACCGGGGACCTGCTCGTCTACGTCCGCGACGACCGGACCTCAGCGAGCACCCCGTCGACCAGCTGA
- a CDS encoding adenylate/guanylate cyclase domain-containing protein, producing MFTDIEGSTRLARLLGGDYRPMLREHRRLVRRTLSASDGTELFTEGDSFFAAFADAAAALDACRRAQRALAAHDWSAPDAVPRVRMGLHTGYAEPVGGEYTSPEVHRAARIAAAAHGGQVLCSAATARAADPLPADVSLLDLGLHRLRGFDDRERLFQLIAPGLERQFPRPRTADAASHNLPNQISSFVGRRIERRELRRLVAAHRLVTVVGAGGSGKTRLAVEVAAASGTVDTSSDTASGDVDTASGTAGYPDGVWFVDVATVTDPGLVAFAIAAVFGLRPEPGRPILDTVVEYAAARRLLLVLDTCDAQPAACAEVITRLLTGGRQVRVLATSREPMGVPGEVVWRIPPLSAEPGPAGGPSDAVALLLDRTVAARGGRPLAPAESGQLHRVASRLDGLPLAIELAAARLRVLSVGQLVDRLDDVLGVLDAGREEPAGVDRSAGRRHGTLQATVTWSYRTLAPRAARLLRWMSVFAGPVDLATVEWLLDDDPLGPLAVLVDKSMIQAEPAAGDTSYRMLDPIRAYAARRLVEAGEEQSARDRHVDWALHALQRAYLGPDGQPVTLSLYALDPLADELRAALRWSATGGSARRGLQLASGLDQWWRERGLAREGRLWLFRLYGRIAETGEVIPEAELAAAYHMHSQHAGADGEFGEELRFSHRAEAVARQAGDAGLLARVLAGRGASLIDLGQFDEAERVCRDVIDWAAANGVAGDALFAVYSLAELLCRRGALDEAAEVLAGARPAEAARPAERGRRTVDMLLGLVALARVDLVAAHDHLVVALRSRMRYGFHRRACDTLNAMAVRCAQGGDPATAARLFGAAQATRTALRSSAGMFGGYWAQEQDRVRAVIGDAAFDAGYAQGSRMSLVEAAALALAVEHPDLTSGARWFGDDPTGLAAGRSGLVVDRSGLVTDRSTGDGSAAG from the coding sequence ATGTTCACCGACATCGAAGGCTCTACCAGGCTGGCCCGCCTGCTCGGCGGCGACTACCGTCCGATGCTGCGCGAGCACCGACGGCTGGTCCGGCGGACGCTGTCCGCCAGTGACGGCACCGAGCTGTTCACCGAGGGCGACTCGTTCTTCGCGGCGTTCGCTGATGCGGCCGCCGCTCTCGACGCCTGCCGCCGGGCCCAGCGGGCGCTCGCCGCGCACGACTGGTCCGCGCCGGATGCCGTGCCACGGGTCCGGATGGGGTTGCACACCGGGTACGCCGAACCGGTCGGTGGCGAGTACACCAGTCCCGAGGTGCACCGGGCCGCCCGGATCGCGGCGGCGGCACACGGCGGGCAGGTGCTCTGCTCGGCGGCGACCGCCCGGGCCGCCGATCCGTTGCCGGCCGACGTCTCGTTGCTCGACCTCGGCCTGCACCGGCTTCGTGGCTTCGACGACCGGGAACGCCTGTTCCAGCTGATCGCCCCTGGTCTGGAGCGGCAGTTCCCCCGGCCACGTACCGCCGACGCGGCCAGTCACAACCTGCCGAACCAGATCAGCTCCTTCGTCGGCCGGCGGATCGAACGCCGGGAGCTGCGACGACTCGTCGCCGCGCACCGGCTGGTCACCGTGGTCGGTGCCGGCGGTTCCGGCAAGACGCGGCTCGCGGTCGAGGTCGCCGCCGCGTCCGGCACCGTCGACACCTCGTCCGACACCGCATCCGGCGACGTCGACACCGCGTCCGGCACCGCCGGCTACCCCGACGGGGTCTGGTTCGTCGACGTGGCCACCGTGACCGACCCCGGGCTGGTCGCGTTCGCCATCGCCGCCGTGTTCGGGCTGCGCCCAGAGCCGGGACGGCCGATCCTGGACACGGTCGTCGAGTACGCCGCCGCCCGACGGTTGTTGCTGGTGCTCGACACCTGCGACGCCCAACCGGCGGCCTGCGCCGAGGTGATCACCCGGCTGCTCACCGGCGGTCGGCAGGTCCGGGTGCTGGCCACCAGCCGGGAGCCGATGGGCGTACCGGGTGAGGTGGTGTGGCGGATTCCGCCGCTGTCGGCGGAGCCCGGCCCGGCCGGCGGGCCCAGCGACGCCGTAGCGCTGTTGCTCGACCGCACGGTGGCCGCCCGGGGCGGCCGGCCGTTGGCGCCGGCCGAGTCGGGCCAGCTGCACCGGGTCGCGTCCCGGCTGGACGGGCTGCCGTTGGCGATCGAGCTGGCGGCGGCCCGGCTGCGGGTGCTCTCCGTCGGGCAACTGGTGGATCGGCTCGACGACGTACTGGGGGTGCTGGACGCGGGCCGGGAGGAGCCGGCCGGGGTGGACCGCTCCGCCGGGCGGCGGCACGGCACCCTGCAGGCGACGGTCACCTGGTCCTACCGTACGTTGGCACCCCGGGCCGCCCGGCTGCTGCGCTGGATGTCCGTCTTCGCCGGCCCGGTCGACCTGGCCACGGTGGAGTGGCTGCTCGACGACGACCCGCTCGGCCCGCTGGCGGTGCTGGTCGACAAGTCGATGATCCAGGCCGAGCCGGCGGCCGGCGACACCAGCTACCGGATGCTCGACCCGATCCGGGCGTACGCCGCCCGGCGGCTGGTCGAGGCAGGTGAGGAGCAGTCGGCCCGGGACCGGCACGTCGACTGGGCCTTGCACGCGCTGCAACGTGCCTATCTGGGCCCGGACGGGCAGCCGGTCACGTTGTCGCTGTACGCGTTGGATCCGCTCGCCGACGAGTTGCGGGCGGCGCTGCGGTGGAGCGCGACCGGCGGTAGCGCCCGGCGTGGTCTGCAGCTCGCCAGCGGGCTGGACCAGTGGTGGCGGGAGCGCGGCCTGGCCCGGGAGGGGCGGCTGTGGCTGTTCCGGCTGTACGGGCGGATCGCCGAGACCGGCGAGGTGATCCCCGAGGCGGAGCTGGCGGCCGCGTACCACATGCATTCGCAGCATGCCGGCGCGGACGGTGAGTTCGGCGAGGAGCTGCGGTTCTCGCACCGGGCCGAGGCCGTGGCCCGGCAGGCCGGCGACGCGGGCCTGCTGGCCCGGGTGCTGGCCGGCCGGGGCGCCTCGTTGATCGACCTCGGTCAGTTCGACGAGGCGGAGCGGGTGTGCCGTGACGTCATCGACTGGGCGGCGGCCAACGGGGTGGCCGGTGACGCGTTGTTCGCCGTCTACAGTCTGGCGGAACTGCTGTGCCGGCGGGGGGCGCTGGACGAGGCGGCCGAGGTGCTGGCGGGCGCCCGGCCGGCCGAGGCCGCCCGGCCGGCCGAGCGTGGCCGGCGGACCGTCGACATGCTGCTGGGCCTCGTGGCGCTGGCCCGGGTGGACCTGGTCGCCGCCCACGACCACCTGGTGGTCGCGCTGCGGTCCCGGATGCGGTACGGCTTCCACCGGCGGGCCTGCGACACGTTGAACGCGATGGCGGTGCGCTGCGCGCAGGGTGGGGACCCGGCGACGGCGGCCCGGTTGTTCGGTGCCGCGCAGGCGACCCGTACCGCATTGCGCAGCAGCGCCGGGATGTTCGGCGGCTACTGGGCGCAGGAGCAGGACCGGGTGCGGGCGGTGATCGGCGATGCCGCCTTCGACGCCGGCTACGCGCAGGGCAGTCGGATGAGCCTGGTCGAGGCGGCGGCGCTGGCACTGGCGGTGGAGCATCCGGACCTGACCTCGGGTGCCCGCTGGTTCGGCGACGACCCGACCGGGCTCGCGGCCGGCCGCTCCGGGCTGGTCGTCGACCGGTCCGGGCTGGTGACCGACCGGTCGACCGGCGACGGGAGCGCCGCCGGCTGA
- a CDS encoding zinc ribbon domain-containing protein, whose translation MPRYEFRCRACGDTFEVNRPMTEAGEPASCPQGHADTVKLLSTVALTGRGGGSVGALPTAPPSGGGGCCGGGCGC comes from the coding sequence ATGCCCCGGTACGAGTTCCGCTGTCGCGCCTGCGGCGACACATTCGAGGTCAACCGTCCGATGACCGAGGCCGGCGAGCCGGCGTCCTGCCCTCAGGGCCACGCCGACACAGTCAAACTGCTCTCCACCGTCGCGCTCACCGGCCGGGGCGGCGGCTCAGTGGGAGCGCTGCCGACCGCACCACCGTCCGGTGGTGGCGGGTGCTGCGGCGGCGGGTGCGGATGCTGA
- a CDS encoding phospholipase translates to MYRRTSALLSAVLLGLTAALGFATPASAVPADKPAVLSNWTQTSASSYSAWNSARANPGPWAAYQFDWSTDYCSSSPDNPLGFDFRLSCHRHDFGYRNYKAIGQFSATNKARVDSAFYEDLKRVCARYSSVVRPACLSLAWTYYQAVRIFGAPIVDAADLQRAERLVPAGHLTAVG, encoded by the coding sequence ATGTACCGTCGCACGTCCGCACTGCTCAGCGCCGTACTGCTCGGCCTCACCGCCGCCCTCGGGTTCGCCACCCCGGCCAGTGCCGTTCCCGCCGACAAGCCCGCGGTGCTGTCCAACTGGACGCAGACCAGCGCCAGCAGCTACAGCGCCTGGAACTCGGCCCGGGCGAACCCGGGCCCCTGGGCCGCCTACCAGTTCGACTGGTCCACCGACTACTGCTCGTCCAGCCCGGACAACCCACTCGGCTTCGACTTCCGGCTCTCCTGCCACCGACACGACTTCGGCTACCGCAACTACAAGGCGATCGGCCAGTTCTCCGCCACCAACAAGGCCCGGGTGGACAGCGCCTTCTACGAGGACCTCAAGCGGGTCTGCGCCCGGTACAGCAGCGTCGTGCGGCCGGCCTGCCTCAGCCTCGCCTGGACCTACTACCAGGCGGTCCGGATCTTCGGCGCGCCGATCGTCGACGCCGCCGACCTGCAACGCGCCGAGCGGCTCGTCCCGGCCGGGCACCTGACGGCCGTCGGATAA
- a CDS encoding 2-oxoacid:ferredoxin oxidoreductase subunit beta translates to MSEPAPNGRAGTGTPVALKLTAKDFKSDQEVRWCPGCGDYAILAAVQSFMPELNIPRERTVFVSGIGCSSRFPYYMNTYGMHSIHGRAPAIATGLSVSRPDLSVWVVTGDGDALSIGGNHLIHALRRNVNLKILLFNNRIYGLTKGQYSPTSELGKVTKSTPVGSADSPFNPLSLALGAEATFVARTIDSDRKHLQSVLRAAAEHNGSAFVEIYQNCNIFNDGAFDQLKEPATRDDYLIRLEHGQPITFGAEGRFCVVHPPGGFGLEVRETATVPAEEIVVHDATIDEPAYAFALSRLPGADLRNTPIGVFRSVPRPSYDSLIQAQVGAAMAQAEGTPEEQLAGLLRSGDTWSID, encoded by the coding sequence ATGTCTGAGCCCGCTCCCAACGGCCGCGCTGGCACCGGCACGCCGGTGGCACTCAAGCTCACCGCCAAGGACTTCAAGTCCGACCAGGAGGTGCGCTGGTGCCCGGGCTGCGGCGACTACGCGATCCTCGCCGCCGTGCAGTCGTTCATGCCCGAGCTGAACATCCCGCGCGAGCGGACCGTCTTCGTCTCCGGCATCGGCTGCTCGTCGCGCTTCCCGTACTACATGAACACGTACGGGATGCACTCGATCCACGGTCGCGCCCCAGCGATCGCCACCGGCCTGTCGGTCTCCCGTCCGGACCTGTCGGTGTGGGTGGTGACCGGCGACGGTGACGCGCTCTCGATCGGCGGCAACCATCTGATCCACGCGCTGCGGCGCAACGTCAACCTGAAGATCCTGCTGTTCAACAACCGGATCTACGGGTTGACCAAGGGCCAGTACTCACCGACGTCGGAGCTTGGCAAGGTCACCAAGTCGACGCCGGTCGGGTCGGCCGACTCGCCGTTCAACCCGCTGTCGCTGGCGCTGGGGGCCGAGGCGACCTTCGTCGCCCGGACGATCGACTCCGACCGCAAGCACCTGCAGTCGGTGCTGCGGGCCGCCGCCGAGCACAACGGGTCGGCGTTCGTCGAGATCTACCAGAACTGCAACATCTTCAACGACGGCGCCTTCGACCAGCTCAAGGAGCCGGCCACCCGGGACGACTACCTGATCCGGCTGGAGCACGGGCAGCCGATCACCTTCGGCGCCGAAGGCCGGTTCTGCGTGGTCCACCCGCCGGGCGGCTTCGGCCTCGAAGTGCGCGAGACGGCCACCGTACCGGCCGAGGAGATCGTGGTGCACGACGCGACGATCGACGAGCCGGCGTACGCGTTCGCCCTGTCCCGGCTGCCCGGTGCCGACCTGCGCAACACGCCGATCGGGGTGTTCCGCAGCGTGCCGCGGCCCAGCTACGACAGCCTGATCCAGGCACAGGTCGGCGCGGCGATGGCCCAGGCCGAGGGGACCCCGGAGGAGCAACTGGCCGGGCTGCTGCGCAGCGGCGACACCTGGTCCATCGACTGA